A section of the Marinoscillum sp. 108 genome encodes:
- a CDS encoding LamG-like jellyroll fold domain-containing protein: MRHTYLLLLFCTIAISALGQNGAVKLNASNTDSYVDAGYNDDYLTEGSYTYQAWIYLEAANTNGYIMATEDDQKGFSFRMSTNDAVEFVHGIPGWHTINSGEVTVPLKTWTHVAATYDGTDLVLLMNGDSVTSNQPAEPMITSTQNLIIGEGATWKERRFTGIIDNVQIWSEARSETAIKESLFEEPAGTETGLIAAWLFNEVSGSTASSAGGAYAATLGNSVTRVSLKEDFSLVFDKSQTPSLVDFGVNASLSPAAPFTIEAMVCPFENNNGYIVSGENGTDGPNGITLRMAGTYGVDFYFGGSGNWNLINSGDNALDSGKWSHVVGTYAEDTLRLYINGSEMAKAYNTNAVGVSTTAFTVGEGSEYRDRGFTGKIDNVRLWNTAIKSGEVLLLKDTIIEEASDDLIAAWAFNEGAGNTTTDVAQVYTGTLSNVTWVQNGYYVTQSTDTENQAPQASATVDIEDGVIGQTFTFDASGSSDRDGDPLTYTWDFGDGNSESGESVSHAYDTEGEYEVVLMVSDGEASSTASLSVSVSVNQNPIAAFTSSATSGFLVLTVDFDASTTVDPEGHELSYDWDFGDGNTGEGVQVTHSFEQVGTFDVVLTVSDSYGGSATESTTVGVLEEQVTLSTDSQVGLQVYPNPVNNFVKIEGLEGAFTYSIIGMDGRVYLSQDTQQTSLNISHLPKGMYLIEISNDKVNISQKVLKQ, from the coding sequence ATGAGACATACCTACTTACTTTTACTCTTTTGCACCATAGCTATTTCGGCTTTAGGCCAGAATGGAGCAGTCAAATTGAATGCAAGCAACACTGATAGTTATGTTGATGCAGGTTATAATGACGATTATCTCACTGAAGGAAGTTACACCTATCAGGCATGGATTTATCTGGAAGCTGCCAATACTAATGGCTACATTATGGCTACTGAGGATGATCAAAAAGGATTTTCGTTTCGGATGTCAACAAATGACGCTGTAGAGTTTGTTCACGGTATTCCTGGATGGCATACCATTAACAGTGGAGAAGTTACAGTTCCTTTGAAAACATGGACACACGTGGCGGCTACCTATGATGGTACCGACCTGGTACTTTTGATGAATGGAGATTCGGTCACATCCAATCAACCAGCTGAGCCAATGATTACCTCAACCCAGAATCTGATTATAGGAGAGGGTGCTACATGGAAGGAAAGACGATTTACAGGTATTATTGACAATGTGCAGATATGGTCTGAAGCTCGCTCAGAGACGGCCATCAAAGAAAGTTTGTTTGAAGAACCAGCCGGTACAGAGACGGGTTTAATCGCTGCGTGGTTGTTTAATGAAGTATCTGGAAGCACAGCTTCAAGTGCTGGTGGTGCCTATGCAGCAACTTTAGGCAACTCAGTTACCCGAGTATCTTTAAAGGAGGACTTTTCATTAGTTTTTGATAAAAGCCAGACGCCAAGTTTGGTGGACTTTGGTGTGAATGCATCTTTATCTCCTGCTGCTCCTTTCACTATTGAAGCGATGGTGTGCCCATTTGAAAATAACAACGGATATATCGTTTCAGGTGAAAATGGAACAGATGGGCCAAATGGTATCACTTTAAGAATGGCCGGTACATACGGTGTTGACTTTTATTTTGGAGGGAGTGGAAACTGGAATCTGATCAACTCAGGAGACAATGCCCTGGATTCTGGAAAGTGGTCTCATGTGGTGGGTACTTATGCCGAGGATACGCTGAGACTATACATTAATGGTTCTGAAATGGCCAAAGCATATAACACCAATGCAGTAGGAGTCTCTACAACTGCTTTTACAGTTGGTGAAGGTTCTGAATACAGAGATCGTGGGTTTACTGGAAAAATTGACAATGTAAGGTTATGGAATACCGCAATTAAGTCGGGTGAAGTCTTGCTGCTTAAGGATACGATTATCGAAGAAGCATCTGATGATTTAATCGCTGCATGGGCTTTCAATGAGGGGGCTGGAAATACAACAACTGACGTAGCACAGGTATACACCGGTACTTTGAGCAACGTAACCTGGGTTCAGAATGGTTATTATGTTACACAATCGACCGATACCGAAAACCAGGCTCCTCAGGCCAGTGCGACTGTTGATATTGAGGATGGGGTTATTGGTCAGACATTTACTTTTGATGCGTCAGGTTCTTCTGACAGAGATGGAGATCCTCTGACTTACACTTGGGATTTTGGTGACGGCAATAGTGAATCTGGTGAGTCAGTTAGTCATGCTTATGATACCGAAGGTGAGTATGAGGTAGTATTGATGGTTTCAGATGGAGAGGCCAGTAGTACGGCTAGTTTGTCTGTTTCTGTTTCTGTTAACCAGAATCCAATAGCCGCTTTTACCTCTTCAGCCACGTCTGGATTTTTGGTACTCACAGTTGATTTTGACGCTTCAACTACTGTTGATCCTGAAGGACACGAACTTTCATATGACTGGGATTTTGGCGATGGAAATACGGGAGAAGGTGTGCAGGTCACTCATAGTTTTGAGCAAGTTGGGACATTTGACGTAGTACTTACGGTATCTGATAGCTATGGAGGTTCAGCAACGGAAAGTACCACTGTGGGGGTGTTGGAAGAGCAGGTAACCTTATCTACTGATTCTCAAGTAGGTCTTCAGGTCTATCCCAATCCGGTAAATAATTTTGTGAAAATAGAAGGACTGGAAGGAGCCTTTACATACAGTATCATCGGAATGGACGGTAGGGTATATCTCAGTCAAGATACACAA
- a CDS encoding GH92 family glycosyl hydrolase codes for MKNILYLFLVVVAFSCNVPQSAPTQEAKASVLDYVDPNIGTAHSRWFFYTPAAVPFGMAKLGPSTDGSYGNEQGWEAVGYDSRHESIEGFANLHEFQVGGLLFTAMTGDLRTIPGTLDDPDGGYRSRFDKKDEEASPGYYRVLLKDYGVTAELTATKRVGYQKYTFPQSRDSYILLDIGNQLGESGKVKDAMVRYVGDGQVEGWVITYPEYVKKYQAGGEVRMYFSGVLDRNPDAIGTFRNEEAYEGEASISGKGAGIYFKYATEEDESIGIKAGFSFTSIENARENLDAEAADLTFEDALLAAQEVWAEELNKIKVSGSNEEDKTKFYTGLYHALLGRGLASDVDGSFPQNDGSIGSIPLKESGEPAFNFYNTDAVWGAYWNLTQLWALAWPEYYNDFVQTHLAVYKNSGWLGDGIANSKFVSGVGTNFVSLIIASAYQCGIRDYDVELAFEAAYKNEVAYQNRIEGAGKTDLEGFVKNGYVAYVPGWNTTSEGSGFSVSHSLEYAYSAYSVAQFAKALGKDDEYEELMALADKWKNFYDDEIDFVRPIMPSGEFIEDFDTFAPWIGFQEGNAWQYTFYVPHDPEALISRMGERKFVDRLDSIFTVSEKTKFGGEEIDAFAGLTYLYNQGNQPNLHIPWLFNYTDHPWLTQKWVRRICDEFYGTGPVHGYGYGQDEDQGQLGAWYVMAAMGLFDVKGLIETEPTFQFGSPIFDKIEIQTGASNELTIEASNNSKDNMYIQSINIDGSLFTESQIPYERLKNGAHIIIEMGSSPQKELYDGN; via the coding sequence ATGAAAAATATTTTATACTTATTTCTGGTTGTTGTGGCTTTCTCTTGCAATGTTCCGCAATCAGCTCCTACTCAAGAAGCTAAAGCGTCCGTTCTGGATTATGTAGATCCAAATATTGGGACAGCTCACAGTCGATGGTTTTTTTATACGCCAGCAGCCGTTCCTTTTGGGATGGCCAAGCTAGGCCCATCTACTGATGGTAGCTATGGTAATGAACAAGGATGGGAAGCTGTAGGGTATGATTCACGTCATGAGAGTATTGAAGGATTTGCGAACCTTCATGAGTTTCAGGTGGGAGGACTATTGTTTACCGCCATGACCGGTGATCTAAGGACCATCCCAGGTACTTTGGATGATCCTGATGGTGGATATCGTTCCAGGTTTGATAAGAAGGATGAAGAGGCTTCACCTGGTTACTACAGGGTGTTGCTCAAAGACTATGGTGTAACAGCAGAGCTTACCGCCACCAAAAGGGTAGGTTATCAAAAATATACCTTTCCTCAATCCAGGGATTCATATATTCTTCTGGATATTGGTAACCAGCTAGGAGAAAGTGGTAAGGTGAAGGATGCGATGGTGCGCTATGTAGGAGATGGACAAGTAGAAGGCTGGGTGATTACTTACCCTGAGTATGTGAAGAAATATCAGGCTGGAGGTGAAGTCAGAATGTATTTTTCAGGGGTTCTGGATCGAAACCCTGACGCTATTGGTACATTTAGAAACGAAGAGGCTTATGAAGGTGAAGCGAGTATTTCAGGAAAAGGAGCAGGCATATACTTTAAGTATGCTACAGAGGAAGATGAGTCCATTGGAATTAAAGCAGGTTTTTCATTCACATCCATTGAAAATGCCAGGGAAAATTTAGATGCAGAAGCAGCGGATCTGACATTTGAGGATGCGCTGCTTGCTGCTCAGGAAGTTTGGGCAGAAGAACTGAATAAAATAAAGGTTTCTGGTTCGAACGAAGAGGATAAAACCAAATTTTACACTGGTTTGTACCATGCTCTATTAGGTCGAGGACTTGCAAGTGATGTAGATGGTAGCTTTCCACAGAATGATGGATCTATTGGGAGTATCCCATTGAAAGAGTCTGGTGAGCCAGCGTTTAACTTTTATAATACAGATGCGGTCTGGGGTGCATACTGGAACCTGACACAGCTATGGGCTTTGGCATGGCCAGAATACTACAATGACTTTGTGCAAACGCACCTCGCTGTTTATAAAAACTCAGGCTGGTTGGGTGATGGTATCGCCAATTCGAAATTTGTCTCAGGGGTTGGTACCAACTTCGTAAGTCTGATTATCGCATCGGCCTATCAGTGTGGTATTCGGGACTATGATGTGGAACTGGCTTTCGAGGCGGCGTACAAAAACGAAGTGGCCTATCAGAACCGAATAGAGGGTGCTGGTAAGACCGATTTGGAAGGTTTTGTTAAAAATGGGTACGTCGCTTATGTACCTGGCTGGAATACCACCTCAGAAGGTTCAGGTTTTTCCGTTTCGCATTCACTGGAGTATGCTTACAGTGCATATTCAGTTGCGCAGTTTGCTAAAGCACTCGGTAAGGATGACGAATATGAAGAGTTAATGGCTCTGGCAGATAAATGGAAGAACTTTTATGATGATGAGATTGATTTTGTGCGGCCTATCATGCCTTCCGGTGAGTTCATTGAGGATTTTGACACCTTCGCGCCATGGATAGGTTTCCAGGAAGGAAACGCCTGGCAGTATACCTTCTATGTGCCGCATGATCCCGAAGCACTCATTTCCAGAATGGGTGAAAGGAAATTCGTAGATCGGCTGGATTCCATCTTTACCGTTTCAGAAAAGACAAAGTTCGGAGGAGAAGAAATAGATGCTTTTGCAGGCCTGACGTACCTCTACAATCAGGGTAACCAACCGAATCTACATATCCCGTGGTTGTTTAATTACACTGATCATCCGTGGTTGACGCAAAAATGGGTCCGACGGATCTGTGATGAGTTTTATGGAACAGGGCCTGTGCATGGTTATGGCTATGGTCAGGATGAAGATCAGGGTCAGTTAGGTGCCTGGTATGTCATGGCTGCCATGGGACTGTTTGATGTGAAAGGTTTGATTGAGACAGAACCAACATTCCAGTTTGGAAGCCCAATTTTTGACAAAATCGAAATTCAGACAGGTGCTTCCAACGAACTAACTATAGAAGCAAGTAATAACAGCAAGGACAATATGTACATCCAGTCCATTAACATTGACGGATCACTATTTACGGAAAGCCAAATTCCTTATGAACGATTGAAAAATGGAGCTCATATTATCATTGAGATGGGAAGTAGTCCTCAGAAGGAGCTTTATGATGGGAATTAG
- a CDS encoding sugar MFS transporter has protein sequence MRGQSIKLIAPVLLSYIVMGFVDIVGVSTGYAQRDFSLTPDMAQLIPSMVFVWFFVLSIPVGVLQSRLGKKRILITGVFLTSLGMFVPFIHYSYPTLLLSFLFLGVGNTVIQVASNPLLKDAVPESKFSSFMSLSQFIKAISSLIGPLIVTIMVTRFGDWKHVFLVYGAVSIISGTWLIMVNIEEAQTTQKASFSSSLKLLRNPLVLSMVVSIFLIVGLDVGMNTNIQNLLVQKFGLTLEKASLGISVYFFALMVSRFFGAILLAKVKNFSFLVWSALLSCLFIILLMVSPSSSLAIVSIALIGLVSGNLFPLVFSLTINKLPERSNEISALMIMAVVGGAVIPPVMGLVNKMLGASLSFVVLLICALYVFGSSFILKKH, from the coding sequence ATGAGAGGTCAATCAATCAAATTAATAGCACCTGTCCTTTTATCCTATATCGTTATGGGTTTTGTAGACATTGTCGGTGTTTCTACAGGTTATGCTCAGCGAGATTTTAGCCTGACACCGGACATGGCTCAGTTGATCCCATCCATGGTATTCGTTTGGTTTTTTGTTCTGTCGATCCCGGTTGGAGTATTGCAGAGCCGATTAGGCAAGAAAAGAATCTTGATAACAGGTGTTTTCCTAACCTCCTTGGGAATGTTTGTGCCATTTATCCATTATTCTTACCCTACGCTTTTGCTATCATTTTTATTTCTCGGTGTTGGAAATACAGTAATTCAAGTTGCTTCTAATCCACTACTAAAAGATGCTGTCCCGGAGAGTAAATTCTCCAGCTTTATGAGTTTATCACAATTCATCAAAGCAATCAGTTCATTGATTGGGCCTCTCATTGTGACCATAATGGTGACGAGGTTTGGTGACTGGAAGCATGTTTTCCTTGTTTATGGTGCAGTCTCCATTATCTCTGGCACATGGTTGATAATGGTGAATATTGAAGAGGCCCAAACCACACAAAAAGCTTCTTTCAGTTCAAGTCTCAAGCTCCTTCGGAACCCATTGGTCCTGTCAATGGTGGTGTCCATCTTTCTAATCGTAGGTCTGGATGTGGGTATGAACACCAACATTCAAAACCTACTGGTTCAAAAGTTTGGTTTGACCCTTGAGAAGGCATCTCTCGGTATAAGTGTTTACTTTTTTGCGCTGATGGTCAGTAGGTTCTTCGGGGCAATTTTACTGGCTAAAGTAAAGAACTTCTCATTCCTAGTTTGGTCAGCTTTGCTTTCGTGCTTATTCATCATTTTATTAATGGTTTCGCCATCATCCAGTCTGGCTATTGTGTCAATTGCATTGATTGGTCTGGTTTCTGGCAATCTCTTTCCACTCGTATTTTCACTAACGATCAACAAGCTTCCAGAGCGGTCAAATGAAATATCAGCCTTAATGATAATGGCTGTGGTTGGTGGAGCTGTAATACCTCCGGTCATGGGGCTCGTCAATAAAATGTTGGGGGCTTCTTTAAGCTTTGTAGTGCTTCTGATCTGTGCGCTATACGTTTTTGGTTCTTCATTTATTTTAAAAAAACACTAG
- a CDS encoding ROK family protein, whose product MMYSIGVDIGGSHITSGMFEHMNKQLMKNTIVTLPVDNGASKSEILSQWTEAIQRTMSISGVAHVEGIGLAVPGPFDYYNGICLIKGVQKFDSLYEVNIREELSSRLNLPGDKIRFINDAASFSIGEAKFGEASTFRRCVAITLGTGFGSCFLIDGQPIVNGPNVPEQGVLYDKYFDGHMADDLFSTRGLINSFNQLTGKKVDSVLDIYQMAKENTTAYEVFQDFGSELGKFLKPHLSLFNAEVLILGGNISKAFEYFGDKLQEQLPEIKITVSKLNENAALIGGVSLFEKGYYSELSTTLKLMN is encoded by the coding sequence ATGATGTATAGCATAGGAGTAGATATAGGAGGTAGTCACATAACCTCTGGAATGTTTGAACATATGAACAAACAATTAATGAAAAATACTATTGTTACACTTCCGGTTGACAATGGAGCTTCTAAATCAGAAATATTATCTCAATGGACTGAAGCGATTCAGCGGACCATGTCGATCAGCGGAGTAGCTCATGTAGAAGGTATTGGTTTGGCAGTACCAGGGCCGTTTGACTATTACAATGGAATCTGTTTAATCAAGGGTGTGCAGAAGTTTGACTCACTGTATGAGGTAAACATAAGAGAAGAACTTTCCTCGCGGTTAAATCTACCAGGCGATAAAATTCGGTTTATCAATGACGCAGCTTCGTTTTCAATCGGAGAAGCAAAATTTGGAGAAGCGTCCACTTTTAGGAGATGTGTCGCTATAACGTTGGGGACTGGTTTCGGTTCTTGCTTTTTGATTGATGGACAGCCTATTGTCAATGGGCCTAACGTTCCAGAGCAAGGTGTCTTGTATGATAAATACTTTGACGGACATATGGCCGACGATCTGTTTTCTACCAGGGGTCTGATCAATTCATTTAATCAACTGACAGGCAAGAAAGTTGATTCTGTACTGGATATATATCAAATGGCTAAAGAAAACACAACTGCATATGAGGTGTTCCAAGATTTCGGCTCAGAACTAGGGAAGTTCCTGAAACCTCACCTTTCTCTATTTAATGCCGAAGTGTTGATTCTCGGTGGGAACATCTCTAAGGCCTTTGAATATTTTGGGGATAAACTTCAGGAGCAATTACCTGAAATTAAAATAACTGTATCGAAACTCAATGAAAATGCTGCCCTAATCGGAGGGGTAAGCCTTTTCGAGAAGGGCTATTATTCCGAGTTATCAACTACGCTCAAACTGATGAACTAA
- a CDS encoding GntR family transcriptional regulator encodes MDLKVDHSSPVPLHLQVEKLLRDLIDHPNYTNGAFLPKEVELSKLLGVSRNTVRQATNKLEYEGLIFRKKGVGTKVAKREISTNLGEWHSFTQEMSSKGIPFRNLELEVEWVVVSERISNFLNVDPGFKVLKLSRLKGTEEPLVYFESYFQPRIGLTGNEDFSKPLYDILERDYHSIPAISKENIKAGLAGSKAKKLKIGENDPILIRERYVSDPGNRPLEYNIGYYRSDMFTYTIEIRR; translated from the coding sequence TTGGATTTAAAAGTAGATCATAGCAGTCCTGTACCTCTTCACCTACAAGTGGAGAAATTATTGAGAGATCTGATTGATCATCCCAATTATACCAATGGTGCATTCTTGCCAAAGGAGGTTGAGTTATCTAAACTTTTAGGAGTTTCTAGAAATACAGTGCGACAAGCCACCAACAAACTCGAGTATGAAGGTTTAATATTTCGGAAGAAGGGAGTGGGAACAAAAGTCGCTAAAAGAGAAATAAGTACCAACCTGGGGGAGTGGCATAGCTTCACTCAGGAGATGAGTTCAAAGGGAATACCCTTTAGGAACCTTGAACTGGAAGTTGAGTGGGTCGTTGTTTCAGAGAGAATTAGTAATTTTCTGAATGTTGATCCGGGATTTAAGGTTCTGAAACTTTCCAGACTTAAAGGCACAGAAGAACCTCTTGTTTATTTTGAAAGTTATTTCCAGCCCCGTATAGGTCTAACAGGTAATGAAGATTTCAGTAAGCCACTATACGATATTCTTGAGCGGGATTATCATTCCATACCAGCTATTTCGAAAGAGAATATTAAGGCTGGTTTAGCGGGAAGTAAGGCGAAGAAGTTGAAGATAGGGGAAAATGACCCCATCCTCATTAGAGAGCGATATGTGTCAGATCCAGGAAATAGACCATTGGAGTACAATATTGGTTACTATCGGTCAGACATGTTTACCTACACAATAGAAATCAGACGATAA
- a CDS encoding efflux RND transporter periplasmic adaptor subunit — MNKNIKRLLYIIIALVILGLIAYPKIPKGGDKANKAVQAASGPQITVDAVILKKEQLKNQVNTTGSLLADESVTLNAEVAGKIEAISFTEGQKVKKGELLLKLNDEEILAEIEKLRFTVKLNEDNEFRQRQLLEKEAISSEEYETALTTLNTVRSEIKVLQARLEKHYIRAPFDGTVGLRSISEGGYLNPGTRVAELYKINPIKLEFTIPSKYIGVVNVGDRIDFTVDAYDQSFGGTIYAIEPQIDPQTRSIRLRAKADNTGGKLFPGQFARISLTLEVIEDALLVPSEAVIPELNGKKVYLYREGVVNSKQVTSGIRTENRLQIISGLNEGDTVISSGILQIGQGMEVNLNIK; from the coding sequence ATGAACAAAAACATCAAAAGGCTGCTGTACATCATCATTGCCCTGGTCATACTTGGCTTGATTGCCTATCCGAAAATCCCAAAGGGTGGTGATAAAGCTAACAAAGCTGTGCAAGCTGCAAGTGGCCCCCAGATCACCGTAGATGCCGTTATTCTAAAGAAAGAGCAACTCAAAAACCAGGTAAATACCACCGGGAGCCTGCTGGCAGATGAGTCAGTGACTTTGAATGCGGAAGTAGCGGGCAAAATAGAAGCCATCTCCTTCACGGAGGGGCAAAAAGTGAAAAAGGGTGAACTCCTGCTCAAACTAAATGACGAGGAGATTCTCGCAGAGATAGAAAAGCTTCGATTTACAGTAAAACTGAATGAAGACAACGAGTTTCGTCAGCGTCAACTATTGGAAAAGGAAGCCATCAGTAGTGAAGAATATGAAACTGCCCTCACCACCCTCAACACGGTAAGGTCAGAGATTAAGGTTTTACAGGCCAGGCTTGAAAAGCATTATATCCGGGCACCCTTTGATGGGACGGTAGGCCTTCGAAGTATCTCCGAAGGCGGTTACCTCAACCCCGGGACGCGTGTAGCTGAACTTTACAAAATCAACCCAATCAAACTGGAATTCACCATCCCCAGCAAGTACATTGGAGTGGTCAATGTGGGAGACCGGATAGACTTCACGGTGGATGCATATGATCAAAGCTTTGGGGGTACCATCTATGCCATTGAGCCACAGATAGACCCACAGACCAGGAGTATTCGCTTGAGAGCAAAAGCTGATAACACGGGTGGGAAGCTTTTTCCGGGACAGTTTGCCCGGATCAGCTTGACGCTGGAGGTCATTGAGGATGCCCTGCTGGTGCCCTCAGAAGCGGTAATTCCTGAACTCAATGGAAAAAAGGTCTATTTGTACCGTGAAGGTGTGGTCAACTCAAAGCAGGTGACCTCTGGTATCCGTACGGAAAACAGGTTGCAGATTATAAGTGGCCTCAATGAAGGAGACACCGTAATCTCCAGCGGGATTCTTCAGATCGGTCAGGGGATGGAAGTAAACCTCAACATCAAATAG